The following proteins come from a genomic window of Schistocerca gregaria isolate iqSchGreg1 chromosome X, iqSchGreg1.2, whole genome shotgun sequence:
- the LOC126298277 gene encoding uncharacterized protein LOC126298277, with amino-acid sequence MEPLTYVVITSLSTGAFPSSLKMGKFFSNERVSNNRLDSYIAKKLILSANQHGFSKSKCTLTAMYEYLEAHCKELDDKESATGIFLDLSKAFDIIDHDFHIHKLPQKHVSAIPNQNIITTTRHPCSKSLIKYGVSQGSILGSQLFLLYTEDLNEFIITKKIFAYNTRNLITVSDKISMKVAIDTSVTLVTSQSQKLRYNK; translated from the exons ATGGAACCACTAACGTATGTAGTCATCACATCTTTATCGACTGGAGCCTTTCCCAGTAGCTTAAAAATGGGTAAA TTTTTCTCCAATGAAAGAGTTTCCAACAACAGGCTTGATAGCTACATCGcaaaaaaattaatactttcagcaaatcagcatggattcagcaaATCCAAATGTACATTAACAGCTATGTATGAGTATTTAGAAGCTCATTGTAAAGAACTGGATGACAAAGAAAGTGCTACTGGTATTTTCCTAGATCTCTCAAAAGCATTTGACATAATTGACCATGATTTTCATATTCACAAATTACCTCAAAAACATGTCAGCGCGATCCCGAATCA AAATATCATTACAACAACAAGACATCCGTGCAGTAAATCACTAATAAAGTATGGAGTGTCACAAGGCTCTATCCTCGGATCTCAATTGTTCCTCCTTTATActgaagatttaaatgagtttattataacaaaaaagatATTTGCTTATAACACCAGAAATTTAataacagtttctgacaaaattTCTATGAAAGTAGCAATAGATACTTCAGTGACCCTTGTTACCAGCCAGTCTCAAAAATTAAggtataataaataa